The genomic window TTACAAATTAACACAACTAATAATGGTGTTAACCCAAGTACTAGAGTTGTATTAAGGGGTAACAGATCTTTATTAGGAAACAATGAAGCACTTGTTGTTATTGATGGTTTTCCATCAGACAGAGGTGTTTTAGACCGTATTAATCCAAACGATATTGAAAGCATTAGTGTTTTAAAAGGAGCGAATTCGGCAGCACTTTATGGATCTGAAGCAACCAATGGTGTTGTTTTAGTGACAACAAAAGGTGGTAAAGGAAAACTAAAAGTGACTTATAATGGATCTTTTCAAGTAGAGAATGCTGCTTACTTACCTGAATTCCAAAATGAATTTGGTGTTGGTGGTTTTCCTGATGGAACTTTATTTCCTTTAGAAAATGTTGCTTGGGGACCTCGTTTTGATGGTCGTTTAGTAGATGCTAGTGAAACCTTAGATAATGGTGAAGTTTGGCAAGTACCTTACACCGCTATCGAAGACAATCATAAAGATTTCTTTAAACAAGGTAGCACTACTAGACATGGTGTAACAGTAAGTGGAGGTGATGAAACTAGCACTTTTTTAATGTCTATTGACCAAACAAATACAACAGGTATTGTACCTAACGACGCTTACAACAGAACAAACTTTAGATTAAAAGGAAGTAAAAAATACAACAAATTAAGTGTTGGTGGTAACTTATCATTCTTTAGATCTCATTCAAATGTTGTTGGTGCAGGTGGACGTCAAGATAGACCATTATACTGGAATATCATAAACACACCATTACACATACCAATTCAAGAATTAAAAAACTGGCAAACTGGTAAATTCACAAGAAACGAAACATCTTACTTTGCATTCTACGAAAACCCTTACTTTATAGTAGATACACAAAGACTAAAAAGCGATATCAATGAATTTAACGTTCTTGCTTTTGCAGATTACGAAATTACAGATTGGTTAACTGCATCTTTAAATGTTGGTTATACAGGATCTAATACAACTACAAAAAGAGAATACGGAGCATTTACATACGCTTTCGAATTAGAAAATACGTATGCAAGAATGGATGAGTATGGCGCGCGTACTGCAGATGCTATGCTAAATACCTCTAGATTGAACACAGATTTCTTATTAAGATTTGATAAAGATCTTTCAGAAAACTTTAATGTTAAGTTTACAACAGGTCAAAATACAAGAATTGAAGATAGCCAGGCGATTGCGGTTGCAGGTAACGATTTAATTATTCCTGATTTTTACAACATCTCTACAATAACAGGTAACATTCAAAGTGGTGATTTCCCTGATTTTGGTTCTGGAAACCAAAGAACTCGTAACTACAGAAGAATGAGTGTTTATGGTGATTTAACTTTAGGCTATAAAGACTATTTATTCTTAACTGGTACTGGTAGAAATGACTGGTCTTCAACTTTACCAAAAGACGGTAACTCATTCTTTTACTATGGTGTTGGTTTATCTTTTGCTGCTACCGATGCATTTGATATTACATCTGATAAAGGGTTAAGCTATTTAAAAGCTGCAGTTAACTTAACAAAAACTGGTAATGATCCAGGACTATATGCAACTCAAGGTACATTCTTTGCTCCAACAGGTTTCCCTTACGGAACTACAGTTGGTTTATCTCAAAGTAGTACAGTACCAAGTCCTTCTTTAAACCCAGAGTTTACAACTTCTTTAGAGGTAGGTTTAGAAACTGGTTTTTTCAAAAACAGACTTACAGCTAACTTTACAGGGTATAAAACAAACTCAACAGATCAAATCGTAAATGCTGATGTATCTTATGCATCTGGTGCATCTAGAGCAACAGTAAACGTAGGAGAAATTGAAAACTTAGGTATAGAAGTAGATTTAAACGGAGTTATTTTAAAGTCTGATAACTTTAAATGGGATGTTGGTTTAACTTGGACAGCAATTAAATCTGAAGTTATTTCTTTAGCTGATGGTGTTGATGAGTTAAGTCTTGGTGGTTTTGATTCTGCTCAAGTTATTGCTAAAGTAGGAGAGCCTTACCCACAATTAAGAACAACAGCTTATTTAAGAGATGATGAAGGAAGAGTTATTGTTGGTGACGATGGAGATCCAATTCAAGATCCAACTAACCAAATTCAAGGTAAAACAACTCCTGATTATATCTTAGGAATGAACACCAACATTAGCTACAAAAACTGGAATTTATATGCGGTTGCAGATTACAGAACTGGACACGTATTTTATAACGCTATTGTAGATGCTATTGAATTTACAGGTTTATCTCAACACAGTGCAACTGCAGGAAGACAAGCTTTCGTTTTCCCTAACTCTTCTTACTCTGATGGTAATGGAGGTTATGTAGCTAACGACAATAGATTAACAAGTGGAGGTGGTAACGCTTTCTGGGATGAGTACGGAGAAATTAAAGAAAACTACGTTTCTGATGCGACTACTTTAAAACTTAGAGAGATTTTATTGTCTTACACTTTCGATGGTGATGTTTTAAAAACTATTGGTGTGGATGATTTATCTATTGGTGTTTTTGGAAGAAACTTAGTGACTTGGAGACCAGCATCAAATGTTACTACAGATCCTGAATTCAACTTTACTACTGGAAATGCAGTTGGTGTAGGTGACCAAAATCAAACAGCTCCTACAAGACAGTTTGGTATGAGTGTAAACTTAACATTCTAAAAAAATAAAAATGAAAAATATAAAAATGAAAAAAGCAATTTTATCCCTTTTTGCACTAGCGATAGTTAGTGTAAGTTGCGATGACTTTTTAGATGTCAACGAAAACCCTAATGACCCGGCAATATCGACACCGAGTTTAACTTTACCTGTTGCTCTTGAAGACTTTGGCGAATTAAACGGTCGTACTATGACTTACTTAGGTAACTCATTAGTAGTTAACTGGGCAACACCATCTAACTGGTCTGCAAACTCTATATATAGCAGATACAACTTCAGTGCTGATGATTTTTCAAATATTTTTGAAACGTCTTATGGAACAATTTTCAAAAACCTTACATATATTGAAAATTACGAAGATCCTTCTGGTGCAGTTGATTATTCTAACTATAAAGCAATTTCTAAAATTGTAAAAGGTTTTCAATATCAATTATTAGTTGATTTATATGGAGATATTCCTTACACAGAAGCTAACTTTAGAGGAGACAATGCAACTCCTGCTTATGATGATGCTGAAACTATTTACAAAAGTGTAATTGAAGATTTAGGAGCAGCTGTAGCTTTAATTAACAGCACTGACACAGCAGAAGACCCTGGAACACAAGATATTATATTTGAAGGCCACATGGATTACTGGGTTGAATTTGCTAACAGCATTAGATTAAGAATGCTTGTAAGAATGAGCAACACAGGTCAAGATGCTTATATTGCTACTCAAATAGCTGATATAAATGCTAATGGTGGTGGCTACATACATGCTACTGCGGGTGTTAACCCTGGCTACACAGCAAATGAAGATCAACAAAGTCCTTTCTACGATTATTTTGTACAACCAAATGGTGCTGAACAAAACAGAAAAGATTTTACGGTTGCTTCAGATTATACTCTTGCTTTTTTAACAAACGCAAATGACCCTAGACTTGAAAGACTTTATGAAGAAGCTGCTAATGGTGGTTATAAAGGAGCAGAACAGTCTACTATCTTACCTGGTGTAGGATTTACATCTGCTGATTTATCAAAAGTGGGACCTGGCCTTTTAGTAAGTGCAGATCAAGATCAAATTGTAATGTCTGAAGCTGAAGCTTTATTTGTACAAGCAGAAGCTACTGTAAGAGGATACTTACCAGGTGGAGATGCTGCTGCTCAAGCTTTATATGAAGCTGCTATTGAAGCATCATTTGTACAATTAGGCGTAGAAGATGCTGCTGCAGAAGCTGCTACTTATTACGATCAAGATATTATCAACGTGAGTTGGGATAATTCAACTGACAAAATTCAAGCTATCATGACTCAAAAATGGATAGCATTAAACGGAACGTCTTCTATAGAGTCTTGGATTGATTTAACAAGAACAGGTTTCCCTGCTAACTTACCTATTCCTGCAGAGTCTGATGGTGTTAGACCAGTAAGATTATTATATCCATCTTCAGAATATGCTAGAAACGTCAACAACGTACCTACACAAGCTGCAGGAGATGTATTTACTAACGCTCCATTTTGGAAATAAAAAAATATAAAAATGAAAAACATTAAATTTATCAGGACATTTTTCGTCCTAGCTTTGGGGAGTCTTATCACCCTAAGTTCTTGTGATGCGTTATTAGACGACACAAAAACTGATTTTGGACAAGGTCCAATATTGGCTCAATTTGAAAATACAACAGATGAACTAAATATTATTTTAGATCCAGCTGTAACATCAATAGATTATATGATTCCAATTACCTTTTTTGGAGGAAAAAATGTTCCTTTAGATAGAGATGTAACTGTAACCATTGCAACAAGTCCTGATTCGCAAGCGCAAGAAGGTGTTGAGTTTGAGTTAGGTGAAACTACATTTACAATTCCTGCAGGTCAAAAAACTGCAAATGCAGCAATTATTGTATTAACGGGTAACCTTGTACCTTTTGATTTTAAGGACATTGTTCTAGAAATTGTTGAATCATCAGAAGCTGTATCAGATGTTAATTCAATTGCTTTAACATTAAAAGCGCTTCCTGAAACTACTTTAGCAGGAACTTACGATGTTGAAATTGGACAGTATTGGAACTCAGGAAGTCGCCAAGGTGACTTCGGAGGTACCGTTTCTATCCAAGCAGTTTCTCCAGATTTATACAAGCATGTTGGAATTGGGTTTTGGCCAGATGACAATGATTTTTACTTTACAGTAGATCCTGACACCAATGTTATCACTGTTTTAGATGTTGATCTTGCTGGAGAACCAACATTATTAAACGGATCTCCAATTATGACTTGTGCTAAAAGTGTATTTGAAATGATTATATGTGATGATACCACAAATAAGCAAACACTTATGTCTGATGGAAGTCATATTGTAGAATTAACTACAGGGTATGATAGAGGAACAGGTGCAACTAGAGAATTCTTAGAAAAACTAGTGAGACAAAACTAATTTTTTAGTAAAGTTATATTTAGTACAAAAAACGGTCGGTTAAACATAATGTTTAACCGACCGTTTTATTTTATATCGTATTTTTCAAAAATAAACCATTAACAATTAATCTTTTACAACATCCCTACATCATTCACTATACCTACAAACAGTAATAAAGAAACATATACTATAGTCATAGCAGATATTAACCTAAATTGCTTTAATGATGTAACTTTTAAGTCAATACTTCCTAATGGTGTAAATCCAGGAAACACATCCGTTTTAACTTAATATCGAAAATCAAGCAAACTTGCACTGTAGAAGTAAGTGGTACTCTTAATTTTAATTTTGATAGCTATACAAGTGAAATATCTTATGAGATTCTTAACGTTGAAGGTCATAGGTGTTTCTGGTCCGAGTATAGGTTTTCTAGATTGAACTGCTTCAACTAGCATCCCTATAACTTTATGCTAAGGTAGATGTTACAGCTATGTAGTATATGATGTATACGGAGATGGTTTAGCTAGTCCAGAAGCATTTACTCTAACTCTCAAAAATACAGACTGCACTTCAAGATAAGCGGATCTAGGAGGTTCACATTCAACTTCATTTCAAGTTTTCAATTAAGTAAAATTAATCCATATCAAAAAGGAGATTGATTTAAACCATTAATTAGAATTAAACATTATTATTCGTTATTAAAAATAACTACAAATAATGCTTACTATCATTTAAAACCATTTACTAATTATTTAATAACAAACAGAAAAACACTGAAATATTTCCTCTTTGAATTTGAATTTGAATTTGAATTTGAAAGAAAAATATTCAACATTAATAGTAGAAAAAAATATTCAAACAATTAAGTATTAACGAATTACCAAATAAACCTCTTAAATATTAACTTCAATCAAACTACAGATTTCAACTCTTTCTCTAATACTTCTATAAAATCGTAACACAAAAAAGCAAATTTTAACCATTATTTATTGTTTTATTAACTTTTTATTGTGATTTTTGACGTTGACTAATACAAATAATTATAAAATGAAAACAAAGTTTAGTGGAATACTAACGCTACTATTAGCGTTTGTTGTGCAACTAACGTTTGCACAAGAAAAGACAATTTCAGGAACAGTATCAGATGATTCTGGTTTACCGTTACCTGGAGCTACAGTCTTAGTAAAAGGTACTTCAACAGGTACTTCAACAGATTTCGATGGAGCTTATACCATTAAAGCTAATCAAGGCGCAGTTCTTGTATACAGTTTTGTTGGATATTCAACAAAAGAGATTTCTATTGGATCAAATAAAACTATAAACGTTACAATGGCGGAAGATGCAGAATCTTTGCAAGAAGTTGTTATAACTGCTTTAGGTATTTCTAGAGAGAAAAAAACCGTTGGTTCATCAATACAAACAATTGGAGCTGAAGAACTTAATAGCAACAAGTCTATTAACCCAATAGATGCTATTCAAGGTAAAGCAGCTGGTGTTGAAATCACAGCAGCTCCTGCTCCTGGTTCCACACAAAATGTTATTATTCGTGGTGCTTCATCTTTTGGAAACAATCAACCATTATATGTTGTTGATGGTGTACCATTAACAAATGAACAAAACCGTTCTGGAAGTGATTTAAATTCACAAGTTGATTTTGGTTCTGGTATTAATGCCATTAACCCAAATGACATTGCTACAATGACAATTCTTAAAGGAGCCTCTGCTACTGCTCTATATGGTTCTCGAGCATCAAATGGTATTATAATGATTACTACCAAAAGCGGGTCAGAAGGAGCTTTACAAGTAAACTTCAATAGCTCATATAGTCTTAGTAGAATAAGCGCATTACCAACTAAACAATCTCAATTCGGACAAGGTTGGAGTGGAGATAGAGCATTAGATG from Algibacter sp. L1A34 includes these protein-coding regions:
- a CDS encoding SusD/RagB family nutrient-binding outer membrane lipoprotein, with amino-acid sequence MKNIKMKKAILSLFALAIVSVSCDDFLDVNENPNDPAISTPSLTLPVALEDFGELNGRTMTYLGNSLVVNWATPSNWSANSIYSRYNFSADDFSNIFETSYGTIFKNLTYIENYEDPSGAVDYSNYKAISKIVKGFQYQLLVDLYGDIPYTEANFRGDNATPAYDDAETIYKSVIEDLGAAVALINSTDTAEDPGTQDIIFEGHMDYWVEFANSIRLRMLVRMSNTGQDAYIATQIADINANGGGYIHATAGVNPGYTANEDQQSPFYDYFVQPNGAEQNRKDFTVASDYTLAFLTNANDPRLERLYEEAANGGYKGAEQSTILPGVGFTSADLSKVGPGLLVSADQDQIVMSEAEALFVQAEATVRGYLPGGDAAAQALYEAAIEASFVQLGVEDAAAEAATYYDQDIINVSWDNSTDKIQAIMTQKWIALNGTSSIESWIDLTRTGFPANLPIPAESDGVRPVRLLYPSSEYARNVNNVPTQAAGDVFTNAPFWK
- a CDS encoding SusC/RagA family TonB-linked outer membrane protein — its product is MKTKFSGILTLLLAFVVQLTFAQEKTISGTVSDDSGLPLPGATVLVKGTSTGTSTDFDGKYAIKAKQGATLVFSFVGYAKKEIAVGSSKTVNATMAEDAAALDEVVITALGIKRNAKELSYSVSTLKNEDITKTKAVNVATAMVGKVAGLQINTTNNGVNPSTRVVLRGNRSLLGNNEALVVIDGFPSDRGVLDRINPNDIESISVLKGANSAALYGSEATNGVVLVTTKGGKGKLKVTYNGSFQVENAAYLPEFQNEFGVGGFPDGTLFPLENVAWGPRFDGRLVDASETLDNGEVWQVPYTAIEDNHKDFFKQGSTTRHGVTVSGGDETSTFLMSIDQTNTTGIVPNDAYNRTNFRLKGSKKYNKLSVGGNLSFFRSHSNVVGAGGRQDRPLYWNIINTPLHIPIQELKNWQTGKFTRNETSYFAFYENPYFIVDTQRLKSDINEFNVLAFADYEITDWLTASLNVGYTGSNTTTKREYGAFTYAFELENTYARMDEYGARTADAMLNTSRLNTDFLLRFDKDLSENFNVKFTTGQNTRIEDSQAIAVAGNDLIIPDFYNISTITGNIQSGDFPDFGSGNQRTRNYRRMSVYGDLTLGYKDYLFLTGTGRNDWSSTLPKDGNSFFYYGVGLSFAATDAFDITSDKGLSYLKAAVNLTKTGNDPGLYATQGTFFAPTGFPYGTTVGLSQSSTVPSPSLNPEFTTSLEVGLETGFFKNRLTANFTGYKTNSTDQIVNADVSYASGASRATVNVGEIENLGIEVDLNGVILKSDNFKWDVGLTWTAIKSEVISLADGVDELSLGGFDSAQVIAKVGEPYPQLRTTAYLRDDEGRVIVGDDGDPIQDPTNQIQGKTTPDYILGMNTNISYKNWNLYAVADYRTGHVFYNAIVDAIEFTGLSQHSATAGRQAFVFPNSSYSDGNGGYVANDNRLTSGGGNAFWDEYGEIKENYVSDATTLKLREILLSYTFDGDVLKTIGVDDLSIGVFGRNLVTWRPASNVTTDPEFNFTTGNAVGVGDQNQTAPTRQFGMSVNLTF